The following proteins come from a genomic window of Triticum aestivum cultivar Chinese Spring chromosome 6A, IWGSC CS RefSeq v2.1, whole genome shotgun sequence:
- the LOC123131613 gene encoding BURP domain-containing protein 14-like — MALPRRSHLFLVTVVLLLLSRLPRSSATYIDVSPCPSPAARPLTPLWFPRSTVGSPSTSPAYDPRPSELYDPRPRFPTPRGLPRSSLLSGAVSPSAAPPLRFLPPPYGLPRSSPSSYKAAPLSPSTPAPRLTPSSSLPVNPFTAKAAFIRYWNRKVHGSRLHPAFFFAKLSPLSAPDAVAFSNLAAAGQLGSRLPAFCTAASILCPSTSGAIWSGSGPSNAGDASGSPSTNSSAPFKNYANGNFSSYGNSGGGGADAFAVYSRGQVNPVDSFHRYGKGSLGRNDSFATYQALGNVGTASFNSYTAGATGGTGEFAEYDGETNTVAVTFANYDVAGNGRSRDFSAYTQDANSGVESFTGYGRTANSVGESFNSYGNHTNSIMSAFINYGDKANSATDTFDSYGLNGNTPQNTFRSYSSGSNGGADDFKGYRDNANVGDDSFTAYANDANSATANFQSYGKSVNPGSVGFKGYGQGANPNHRIGFTRYTGDNTTFKAYSNEGVEFKEYQNMSRMEVSKVAANLSLSSSGNHRPPPKWSPEPGKFFRERDLITGNRMPMPDITDKMPPRAFLPRDIAAKIPFEAGAVSALFGAPPGNAMRQVVASTVDECARLPSRGETKRCATSAEDMLDFAVEMLGDNVAVRSTESAAGSGGDVRVGRVVGVAGGHTTRSVSCHQSMFPYLVYYCHSVPSVRVYEAEILAVETGQKINRGVAICHLDTSDWSPGHGAFAALGGKPGEMEVCHWIFQGDMVWTVAD, encoded by the coding sequence ATGGCGCTCCCTCGCCGATCCCACCTCTTCCTGGTCACCGTCGTACTGCTCCTCCTCTCCCGCCTGCCACGGTCTTCGGCGACGTACATTGACGTCTCACCATGCCCTTCTCCGGCGGCACGTCCCTTGACGCCACTATGGTTTCCGCGGTCCACCGTCGGCTCTCCCTCCACTTCTCCGGCCTACGATCCACGGCCTTCGGAGCTCTATGATCCGCGGCCACGTTTCCCTACCCCACGCGGGCTGCCACGCTCCTCGTTGCTCTCCGGTGCCGTCTCCCCGTCCGCTGCTCCGCCGCTGCGTTTCCTGCCACCGCCATACGGCCTGCCACGGAGCTCGCCTTCCTCCTACAAAGCGGCGCCGCTCTCGCCGTCCACTCCGGCGCCGCGGCTgacgccgtcgtcgtcgctgcccGTCAACCCGTTCACGGCCAAGGCCGCCTTCATCCGGTACTGGAACCGGAAGGTGCACGGCAGCCGCCTCCACCCGGCCTTCTTCTTCGCCAAGCTGTCCCCGCTCTCCGCGCCCGACGCCGTCGCCTTCTCCAACCTGGCGGCCGCCGGCCAGCTCGGCTCGCGCCTCCCCGCCTTCTGCACCGCCGCGTCCATCCTCTGCCCCTCCACCTCCGGCGCCATCTGGTCGGGCTCGGGCCCGTCCAATGCCGGGGACGCGTCCGGTTCGCCTTCCACCAACTCCAGCGCGCCGTTCAAGAACTACGCCAACGGCAACTTCAGCAGCTACggcaacagcggcggcggcggcgccgacgcgTTCGCGGTCTACTCGCGAGGCCAGGTCAACCCCGTCGACTCGTTCCACCGGTATGGCAAGGGCTCGCTTGGCCGGAACGACTCCTTCGCGACGTACCAGGCGCTGGGCAACGTCGGCACCGCCAGCTTCAACTCCTACACTGCTGGCGCCACCGGCGGCACCGGCGAGTTCGCCGAGTACGACGGCGAGACCAACACGGTCGCCGTGACCTTCGCCAACTACGACGTCGCCGGGAACGGCCGCTCCCGCGACTTCTCGGCGTACACGCAGGACGCCAACTCAGGCGTCGAGAGCTTCACCGGGTACGGCAGGACCGCCAACAGCGTCGGCGAGTCCTTCAACTCCTACGGCAACCACACCAACTCCATCATGTCCGCCTTCATCAACTACGGCGACAAGGCCAACAGCGCCACGGACACCTTCGACTCCTACGGACTCAACGGGAACACCCCGCAGAACACCTTCCGGAGCTACTCCTCCGGCAGCAACGGCGGCGCCGACGACTTCAAGGGCTACAGGGACAACGCCAACGTCGGCGACGACAGCTTCACCGCCTACGCCAACGACGCCAACAGCGCCACCGCCAACTTCCAGAGCTACGGCAAGTCCGTGAACCCGGGGAGCGTGGGGTTCAAGGGGTACGGCCAGGGCGCCAACCCCAACCACCGCATCGGCTTCACGCGCTACACCGGCGACAACACCACCTTCAAGGCCTACTCCAACGAGGGCGTCGAGTTCAAGGAGTACCAGAACATGTCCAGGATGGAGGTGTCCAAGGTGGCAGCCaatctctccctctcctcctctgggAACCACCGCCCGCCACCCAAGTGGTCACCGGAGCCGGGGAAGTTCTTCCGCGAGCGAGACCTCATCACCGGGAACCGGATGCCAATGCCGGACATCACCGACAAGATGCCGCCACGGGCGTTCCTGCCGAGGGACATCGCCGCCAAGATCCCGTTCGAGGCGGGAGCCGTGTCGGCGCTGTTCGGGGCGCCGCCGGGCAATGCGATGAGGCAGGTGGTGGCATCGACGGTGGACGAGTGCGCACGCCTGCCCAGCCGAGGCGAAACCAAGCGGTGCGCGACGTCGGCCGAGGACATGCTGGACTTCGCCGTGGAGATGTTGGGGGACAACGTGGCCGTGCGCAGCACGGAGTccgcggcgggcagcggcggcgacgtCAGGGTCGGCAGGGTGGTGGGCGTCGCCGGCGGCCACACGACGCGGTCAGTGTCGTGCCACCAGAGCATGTTCCCGTACCTGGTGTACTACTGCCACTCGGTGCCGAGCGTGCGGGTGTACGAGGCCGAGATCCTGGCCGTCGAGACCGGCCAGAAGATCAACCGTGGCGTGGCGATCTGCCACCTCGACACGTCGGACTGGAGCCCCGGTCACGGCGCGTTCGCCGCGCTTGGCGGGAAGCCCGGTGAGATGGAGGTGTGCCATTGGATCTTCCAGGGGGACatggtttggacggtggccgattGA
- the LOC123129269 gene encoding BTB/POZ and MATH domain-containing protein 1, with protein MSSAGDPSMSASTIVADTASGCHILKIDGYSHTKGTPTGEAIKSGKFTVGGYRWFINYYPNGINSDAADHVSFYLVLDDEQVTKPVKVQLRVNFASRVTRKRPITRADPVWSFTPGNNWGYSKFVKREDLERSEHLTNDAFTVRCDVVVINEIRTEDAPTVRNPFVTVPQSNLIQHLGDLLGSEKGADVVFEVGGDTFSAHRCVLAARSPVFSAELFGAMKEGGSGGIVRVADMEARVFKALLSFVYTDSLPETEEEDNQGAMFQHLLVAADRYDLGRLKLICEEKLCAHIDVFTAATILAIAEQHHCHGLKKACIEFLSTPAHMVAAMLTSGDFCHLRRSCPVVWMELIRMSVAPVKTSLASRNGTKRARVDAPGELVMHGS; from the coding sequence ATGTCGTCCGCCGGCGATCCATCAATGTCCGCCTCCACCATCGTCGCGGACACGGCGAGCGGCTGCCACATACTAAAAATCGATGGTTACTCGCACACCAAGGGGACTCCCACCGGGGAGGCCATCAAATCCGGCAAGTTCACCGTGGGCGGCTATCGCTGGTTCATCAATTATTACCCCAACGGCATCAACTCCGACGCCGCGGATCACGTATCCTTTTACCTCGTACTCGACGACGAACAGGTCACCAAGCCTGTCAAGGTGCAGCTCCGTGTAAATTTCGCCAGCCGCGTTACTAGGAAACGGCCCATCACACGGGCCGATCCTGTGTGGAGTTTCACACCAGGAAACAATTGGGGGTATTCAAAGTTCGTCAAGAGGGAGGACCTGGAGAGATCAGAGCACCTCACCAACGACGCTTTCACAGTCAGGTGTGACGTGGTCGTCATCAACGAGATCCGCACCGAGGACGCACCCACCGTCCGCAACCCGTTTGTCACCGTGCCACAATCCAACCTGATCCAGCACCTTGGCGACTTACTCGGGAGCGAGAAGGGCGCCGACGTGGTGTTTGAGGTCGGCGGCGACACTTTCTCCGCGCATCGTTGCGTGCTCGCCGCCCGGTCACCGGTCTTCAGTGCAGAGCTCTTCGGTGCAATGAAggagggcggcagcggcggcatcgTGCGTGTTGCCGACATGGAGGCGCGGGTGTTCAAGGCGCTGCTCTCTTTCGTGTACACCGACTCCTTGCCGGAGACAGAAGAGGAAGACAACCAAGGCGCCATGTTCCAGCATCTACTTGTCGCGGCTGACAGGTACGACCTCGGGCGGCTCAAGCTGATTTGCGAGGAAAAGCTGTGCGCGCATATTGATGTGTTCACGGCGGCGACCATTCTAGCGATCGCGGAGCAGCACCACTGCCATGGGCTGAAGAAAGCTTGCATTGAGTTCCTCAGCACCCCGGCACATATGGTGGCAGCCATGCTCACCAGCGGCGACTTCTGTCACCTAAGAAGGAGCTGCCCCGTTGTTTGGATGGAGCTGATTAGGATGTCCGTGGCGCCTGTCAAGACCTCCCTCGCCAGTCGTAATGGGACCAAGCGGGCTCGGGTTGATGCGCCAGGTGAATTGGTGatgcatggtagctag